ATTACATTATGATATGAGACAATTTccactaaataataataataataatgttcaatttatatagTAGAAAATGCAGGGCGCCTCTAACActgaacaaacaaaaaatgtaaaaaacactatttaataaaataatgttgaaaaatgcaaattaaaaagATATATTGCAACATCTATTCAcctgatttgaccaatcaaaagcgctGGATTATTCCaactgtcacttgtgattggtcaatttccTTGCGCTGCggtttatgtccttgcgttgcgtgcAAGTGGGAGCCAAGCTTAATAAAGAAGAAGCACgtagttgaaaagtgtaacatctgaATCACCGCCACCAATGATGCTTTGGTTGTAATCGGCACTATACAACAACTcgtatattatactgtattataactaaatcattattttcttaataGGAAGGGATGGTAAGATCAGATACAGCTGTAGGTACTCCAGATTACATTTCACCAGAAGTTCTACGATCTCAGGGAGGTGACGGCCACTATGGACGTGAATGTGATTGGTGGTCAGTTGGGGTTTTCCTTTATGAGATGCTAGTTGGTAAGTTTTCCGAATAGTGTTATTATCCTCAAGCATATTATTAACAATTCTTTTGAAGTAATAATGCTGTAGTAAAGACACCAAAGAAGATACGGCTAAAAAAGtgtcctaaaaaaaaaaaaaatcttcagGATCATCAAAGTGTTCCAATGTTCCCTTGACAAGTATGTCACCTGAATAAGTGTTGGCTTTATGTTGACCCCTCATTTGTCTCACAAGAAAGTATCTGGGCAAAAAAAAATTAGCAAGCCAAACTGGTTATTCCTGTCTTTTGTCATTTCCCTTTCTGTATTAAATAAACACCTATTGTGTCACAAGACAGATGTGATATGGTCGTGCCAGAACAAAATCCTCCCcctactccttttttcattctTGGCTGGGATATCTACATAGTTCATTGATGTATTTATGCTTTGAAAAGTTAGGCGGTTACCAGCCATAATAGTCTCTACCTAGTCTAAGGTTTTTAAACCGAGTCTAAGGTTTTTAAACCGAGTCTAAGGTTTTTAAACCGAGTCTAAGGTTTTTAAACCGAGTCTAAGGTTTTTAAACCGAGTCTAAGGTTTTTAAACCGAGTCTAAGGTTTTTAAACCTAGTCTTAAGGTTTTTAAACCTAGTCTTAAGGTTTTTAAACCTAGTCTAAGGTTTTTAAACCTAGTCTAAGGTTTTTAAACCTAGTCTAAGGTTTTTAAACCGCACATTCTCTTCGTCCTGTTTAATTGTATTCTGATTCATTACATTTGTATTTGCAGGAGACACGCCATTCTATGCAGATTCACTTGTGGGTACCTACGCAAAGATTATGGATCATAAAAACTCTCTGAGCTTCCCAGATGATGCAGAAGTTTCATTTAAAGCACAAAAACTCATCCGAGCCTTTCTCACTGACATGTGAGTATGACCTTTAATGACcttcagctctgtctacactatcaaactttatgtgacaaaaaaataagatgtgcccatattatggACATTATAATGTCCTATCATTGCCATATATAGGAATATCACTTACCATATtagggcacattacactttttttgttaaactagaaCTTAAGTTAGCACTGGGAGAAATTAAATTCCAGTGAGGATAATAGCCTTATAAACTACATCAATAAATGATtatgctattttttttttctattttagggAGACGAGATTAGGTAAACGTGGAGTTAGTGAAATTAAACAAcagtctttttttaaaaatgaaatgtggACATTTGACAATATTAGGAATAGTAAGTGTTTATTATTTGAGGAATATAAATTGCTTGACAATCATTTTctaaacttaagctctgtctacactatcaaacttcatgtgacaaaaaaatgtgttgttaccatatttaatttagcatatcactaccatatttgggcacatttgtcaaattagtttgatgaTGTGTTCTCTTTCCTACCCCaagtttaatgtttaatttatattttgtctcAGCTGTGCCCCCTGTTGTACCAGAATTATCTCACGATGCCGACACAAGTAATTTCGATGAAATAGAACCAGACGACAAAGCTGATGAAACGTTTTCCTTACCAAAAACGTTCGCAGGAAATAATCTACCCTTTGTTGGCTTTACCTTCAATAAACAAAATCAGTAAGTTAGTTAAAATTTAATCTACcatttcaaaattattctactacCTTTTATCTTTAACCAAGCATTTCTTTAAATGATCTTTAACATATGATTTATTGCTGTGACGGCCTCATACACTTCTACATTTAAATTAGCTAAAATCGtacattattgcagtaaaataaatgtaactGCATAATAATTTTGATGATGACATGATCCTTTAATATAGCATTAGACTAATATCAATGAAATATAACTATTGGATTTAGAGACAGCatagaaataattgtataaaaatatatcCTGATTATACtgaaaagtcattttgtatattttttttttcattagaaTGTTTTCCTCACAAGATACTGtaagtacatatttttattacattaggctctatgtacactatcaaactttatgtgataaaaaatgtaaagtgaccatatatggacatgatgatgtcatatcactaccatatttggccacatcacactttttttgtcaaacaatttgatagtgtagacagagcttaatgttaTGTTTGCTAGATATGTTAAGATTGTAGATATGATCTTTTGGTTTCTGATAAACAACATTTTCATATACCAATATTTAGTTTCATTATAGTATCTTAAATAGTTAATtcttactttaaatattttatttttccttttcTGTATCTAATGAATTCTTTCAATGGTCGTTGCTGTGGTTATTGTTCCCTTCATAGGTTGACGTGAGTTCTTTTAAAAGATATTTCTTTTGGTGGTGTATTTTACTAACCTCTACAAGCTAAAATACACAAATAGTTAAGCTCGAAAATTTCACTGTAAACATTTACTAACACATTTGGTTAGTGGTAGGTAacattataggtccatggtggTAGTATGGTTAACATGCCTGCCTACCAATCATAGTTTTGAGCACAATTCCTGGCACTGACACAGAACAAGGCCATTTCATAATTCATAATGAGACCACGGACCTATTTATAGATGAGACAATATAGATATGAATTTATAATAGATAAATGTTTGTAATGTAGGAACCATATGTCTGAATAATAAACATTCACAAGATCTGTGTACTATGGCCAATAgagttttttatttaatctcGGAGGgtaaattgaatatttaaatacTGAATTTGCTGTTATACTTAGACTGTATTGGAAAGGACAATTGGATTGTCATTGAACAATTCTGATGTCAAGGGACAATGACATAATAAATGAGGAAGTAACATCATGACATTATTAACAATAGTGTAGTAtcaaacattttgtgttttataacctattgtttattattgacTTGAAATCGTCATTTTCTTGTATGCTTTCACATGTAACACCATTTTTTAGGCCCGCATTTCCTTAAaattttgaagaaattaatttgggatattaaaatattaatgaaattaattcaAACCACTCGTGAAATTCCAGCTTTTCTTTTgctcttttattacattttctgttgattgttcagcgcttagaggcaTCCTGCATTTTGTGCTATagtaaattgaacattattattattaaaaagagCATTGTTAAATTagttaatacataaataaatcatttaggCCTCTGTTCAGACTGTTTTAGTCCCAAGGCTTCCCTGATCTAACCATACTTCCTACCAAAGCTAGAATTAGTGTTTATGAAAGTTCAAACAAGAAAGACCATAGCGTACGTAAGTGGGGTTAAAAGAAGGCCATACATCTTATGAAGGTtcacataaagctctgtctacactatcaaactagtttgacaaagaaagtgtggtgtgcccaaatatgatgtCATTTTGTCTATGTGTGGGggaaaatcacattttttagtcacatagagttcgatagtgtagacagagcttaagtttgttaattttattctcTGTAGTGTAAAAACATTGATCTTTTCTCCCTTCAAAAATAGTTTTACTTCTTGCATCATTTACATCAATATTTGCTCCTATTGATGGAATAAGCAGTATCTTTGTTATTTGTTTCATCTTAATTTCATTTTCGTCTTAATTATCATTTCCAATAATACTTGcataaattgtttgtttaattaattggtcatcatttttttgtatattcaCCATTGATTTTTCTGCATACAAAAACAtcttaatcaattaattaatttaaattatacagtattatctcaatattttataatttttattttattttctacagcGCCCACCAATTACAAACTCGGATGTAAGtcaatttttttgtaaactattttaacattttcaagTGACCTCTACATTGTTTGATAACACAATATCTAATAAACatgttctttattattttaattaatacaacTGTGTAGTAGATACTTtatataagtactctaggcGTTCATTacagttctgatgatgagaatagtaaTCTCGAAACATGTTATGTAATTTTAAGATTTTCATTAAATGCCTTACTGTATTGATTTTCactaatacaataatataattgaaCTGTTTTTGAAGAATTCCTAATACacagtttaaaaaataataattgtagggATATTTAGAGTGTCTGTTAATGAGTTAATTAGATGCTTAAGCCCGGCGCACACAGAGCtatcggctgagccaactggcacgagtaacacttggctcactaaaaaatttgcTGCAAACTATGATCGCGTTCTATCGGATGCACACTAAACGTATGCGATTTTATGATTGGATAATTACTTACTACGCTATACGGCACGCGCtgacatattataataaatcagaacATGTCATGAGCAGtggaattttttagtgagctATCTGCTCACGTTCAGCGCTGTGTCACTCatgccagttggctcagccgatagctctagtgtgcgccggggTGAGATAAAAAAATGCCTTAAGCAGTTCGTATACCACTTTGCTTTCTGATATTAGAGGGGAAAAATACCTCAGGATAGGCAATAGACATTTTTTAACCTGGCAAGTGTACTAATTGCTAATGTTTAACTTGATGTCTCTTGTCAGGTTTCATATGActacaaaaagaaaataaaggaGTTAAAAGAACAAGTGGACCATGAGATGCAATCACGCAGCGAGTATGAACACAAGTACAGATCAGGGCTAGTCAAGCATGACAAAATACTCAAAGATTTACAGTCCGAGGTAAATATCATATTTGACTAAGTGTAATGATGTGCTAAATTGCAACAACCTATGAATAAGCTAGGTCATGTTAATACATTGTGCTTATATTTAGAAGTTGGGATATGCTTCCTCACTCTATTCCTCGACACATGTTTAAAGGTTTCTATTGTGGGTCCAGGCAAAGACCAATGACACATCAATGCTTAGGTTATATGTCATCAgttatatttgataataaatgctGTGCAAGCAGCGCATTCATTCATCAGTCGTCACAAATCAAAAAatttttgcatttaaaaaaaaaaatgatgtgttTATTTAGAAggaaaagtatattaaatatttattttcaatatttattttacgttttatttaaaagaagaaataaatgttacttgatatgaaaatgaaatgaaaaaaaaattttttaaaggTTATGCAAAAGGTTACAAAACAtagaacatattattattattattatcatacaaaacatattattattattatattatattttacaacaAGTATAGTTgctttgtgttttttttttatggtggCTTCTAtgaaataaaaaggaaaaatatCTTAGATAATGAAGAATTAAAgaattattgtgtttttattgtacaatGCTTTCTTTTAAAGGCTGAGCAAAGAAGGATGTTAGAAGACATTAATATGGATCTTGAGAAACAAGCAGTACAACTTAAGCACGATGCCAAAGATGTATGAAGTCACTCACATGTTCATATCACTGTTTAAGTCCCACTTGATTACCAATAACTATGTGAATAAATTTAagtgttaaagatatattgtccccctgaaaaaaaattattcttaaaatttttgttgttaaatatgccattttattgtcacataatagttctttactttgacaaaaaattggatcgaaaaaaaaagtatttacctgaaaaaaaaattatttaaagcaaaaaatagtagAATTGGCTGCCATCCAATGGGTTTTTATTTGGATTTACCCATCTATATTGCTCTAAATAAACTGTTTATTAAAGTAGTTGTAGTTTAGTTAAGAATTAAATCTTTACATTAACACCATAGATAGGCACATATCTTAACCAAATCTGTTTATTCTGTAGTTACAACGAAAAGCTGATTACGAAATTGAAAACCGACGAAAAATGGATCAAAGAATGCAGGAACTGACGCAATATAAGATCCAACTTGAGTCGGATTTGCGTGATATGCGTAACAATAACTTTACAGAAAAAGTTTCTTCGTTAGAAAAACAACTcgaaaacacaaataaaaagttACAGACAGAAACAGATAATAACAGCAAACAGAAAAAGATTACTGTTGAATTACAAAAGGTATGTGTGCTCTTAATACTCACTCGATGTGATGTGCTACCACACCCTCCCTCCCCAACACACTATGCAAACCAATAGAGTGGAGGGAAGGGTGTCAACATATTTCCCAAGGGAATCCCCTGTATCACCATGGGCTAAAGGGAAAGTTCTTGAATGAAATTTTTTCtagtttcttttgttttatgtaagaacAACATACGTTTATCATCCTAAATGAGCCTTAACTCTGTCccgataaaacaaaaattatattattatattattaccgTACCCAAAAAgccaacatcggcaagggttcgaggctccatgctcgctccatggttctggtggtggaacaagtcttcttggataaggactataaactgtaggaacccagttcattattcgagaaGAGTAGGGTGTTACCCCCGTGAACTGGTTCAgtaaatagcccctgtatcaggggattaccacctatctgataggacagcgAATGCGACACATTTTGCAAGCTCGTAGACAATTTTTGATGTTgacatgtgttttttttttcaggaccATTCTCGCTTGGTACATGAGCATAATGAGTTGATGGATAAATATCGCATGTCGTCAGAAACAAAGAACAAGTTTGAAAAGGAAATTATGACTCTACAAAGCCATCTGGAAGTAGAGAAAAATATGCTGATGCAGTCAAATGAGACGAAAAAGGAACAAGATGGTTAGTGTTCTGGAAACATgttatttaagctctgtctacactatcaaactttatgcaacaaaaaaatgtgatatgcccaaatatgaacatgatgatgtcatatcactaccatgttttggtatatcactaccatatttgggtccatcacactttttttgtcaaactagtttgatggtgtagacagctAGAGTGCTATATAAATGTTCATTTttccagatttttttttaacaccaTGGCTTTCATGTGACGTGTATATACGTTTTTGCACATTTTGGCTCTGGCCCTTCACCTGCTGTAAATAAAGGGTTTACCCCCGTGACTGGTCTATCTCAGCATCAAGCAACTCCAATTGTATATTATCACCCTACAGTGTAATAAATATCTAATAAGCCAAATTAAGATGACTTATTAgaatcaatttaattttttttttttcagaattgaTATCCTTTCTGAGATCGGAGATCAATAAAGCAAAAGAAACAGAAAACAGACAATTAGCTGATCAGCAGAAACTTCAAGAAAACATAATCATTTTAGAAAAGGTAGGAAAGGAAATAAAACCAACGATTGTTGTTAAGCTGCAAGGCATGTGATTATCATCCAGGCAAAACAGTCaaaagcatggttcccactatgaCGCAACACAGCGACTGTTGATTCCTACAGTTATTGACCAAAAAATAATACTAACATCGGTACAGGGATACATTTCTCATAACTGTTGGTTTCTGTCTTCTAGTCCAAAGCTAACAAGGAGTATGAGCTGAAAACACAGCAGTTGAAATATGAACAAACCGTGTTGGAACATAAGGCAGAGGTAGCCTCACTTAGAGCTGAAAAGAATCGTATGCACAGAAGTCCAGATAATGATAAAGATGAACTCATTGCAGGTAAGAGTTGATATAAAAACACAAGTCTTTAAATGCAGAATTTCAAATGAACATATGACTCGCACATAAACACTATGAGAGGAGGCAGCCTATATGAGTAAAACTCTTTGCCTCTTTATTTCACTTAAGGTAAGCATCAATTTAGGTAAGCATAATGAAGGTCTTAATTGTGACTTATTCTTAATTAAGCCTAAGCTTAACATTAACACAATTGAAATCTTAGAGCCTCTTCAGACCTACAGAGGTATGGTTTTGTAGATCTGAATttggaaaagattagtggaagccataTCTTACGACGCTGATCTTTGTAAGTGACAAAAGCTTAAGTTACAAGATGTGTATGTTGCTAAATATACAAAAGTGCATACATCAACAATTTCTGACTCCAACTAATCAAGTTTACTCGTGTACATCAAGTGCCCTGGTCTTTAACACTTTGGTTTATAATGAAAGCATTAACGGAGTCTGAAAACTTTGCTGTTACAGTACTGTGGTAATTAGTATGTTACCTTGCTCATCGATACAAAAGCATAAATCCATAACGAAAATgcaaaatgtacagtagtaaaaaaaaaaatcaagttcagcttttataaattataatattttgttattgctATTTTAGACTTAAAACGACAGTTGGACGATGAGAGATCAAGTCGTAACAGTATTGAACGAAAATGGCATGAGTCTGAGAAAGACAAGTCAATGGTGGAACTAGAATTACAACAGCATCAAGCGCAGATGCAACGCACCATTGAGGAGCAAAACAGAGACTTAAAACAAAGGGTAGGCCGTTACTAATCACCATAATTAGTGATGTCACAAAGTAACAGTAACCATGTAGTGTTTGATAAAAAAcatgattaaataaattaaattatcttactggtgtaaagctctgtctacagtatcaaactttatgtgacaaagaaaatgtgatgtggccatatatggacatgattatgtcatatcactaccaaatatgggcacatcacactttttttgtcaaactagtttgatggtgtagacaaagcttaagaaaCATCAACCTGGTGCTTTTTTTCAACTTGGCTCCTGTCATTAAATGGTTCTTCAACAACATGTCTGATCATCCAGTAAATTGAGACCAGAATTCCTCTGAATGACACAAATGTGGAGTTTAGTGAAGGCTTATGTCCAACAGTGGACTGacattaaaacaaaagaaaaattcATTGTTTATAGCACTGAAAACTGTCTAAagtcaaaaaatataaaaattctattttgtAAAGATGAATCTTATGTTGTTTTTAGTTGAATGAATATGAGAGACAAGTAGATAATGAGAAGCAGCGAAGATCTCGTGTGGATCAACAGATTGGTACGCTACAGAAAGGagagaaaaatatgaaaaaagaaCTAATAGAACTGAGAGAGGAGAAAACACGCTTATCAGAAATGCTAGACAAAAGCAAATAGTGAGTAAACCATGTATTGTAAATAGTAAAATTAATTGCAATACATTACTGTCTGCAAATACCCCTACTTATTCAAAGAACACCCTATGTAAAGTGCTTATAAACATTgtattaagctctatctacactataaaactttatgcgacaacaaaatgtgatgtgcccatatatgcacatgatgatgtcatgtttCAGTACCGTATTttgtcacatcacacttttttcgtcaaactagtgtatagattgtgtagacagagctttaggtgcTATATAAGAATACCATTATTAATATGAATTTATTGTCTGTGAAACAAAAAAGAAGCAATATACTATTCAACAGAGAACCCAATTTAGGAGACACTTCTTGGGTCCTGAAGATTTCCCCTTTAATACATGTTCTACTGTATCTGGCTATGTCGAAGCACCAACTGTGCTGATTATTTGCTGCAACATTGAGGAAATATGTTTCCATAAGTGTTTAATGTATGGAATTCGCtatataaatgaatacattattattataaaaacaagttttctTTAAAGAAATGAATGATCAGTATAATTCATTGATAATCCCTTTGTGGTATGTTTCATCCTGTGAACAAGAAGTCACAGGTTTGAATCATGTTTTACCATAAAGAATTCGAACTTACTATACATGGCAAAACTGATgctaatatttttgttttgttttcagcAATCACTCTCATTTACAATTGCAAGTAAAAGAACTACAAGAACAACTTGAAAGTGaacaacattttacagtaaGGCATTATTATggttttcatttgtttttctaCTAGGTAAATTTATTCCTGACAATTAAAAGTATGTGTAtgcatatttatatacatttccATCTGCTACCAATTTGGGTTAAGGTACTTAAGTTGTTATCTCTTTTGTTTTCTATATACAGTTGCTTTACAAGAATCAAATTATGGAAGCAGATGATGAAATTGAAGAGGTAGAgaaattaaaagataaatacCACCAAGACAGTATGTCCTTACGTATGGAACGGTAAGATATTTGTGGTGTATAGTACACTAATGATGTTctgaatatacagtaaaacctaTCACTTATGCGGTCCAGATCAAAGTTTATATTAAGACTTAGTTCTAGGAGAGGTTAATTTATTACATAAAAGTCAACGATCGAGAAATCAAGAGACATGTAACAAAAGATATAGATCTACCTGTTCCCAATTTACTTGTTAAATTTCTTTTATTCAAACTTAATTCCAGTTTTATGTATGCAGAGGATGtgataacaataatttaaaagcTTGGTGGTTAACTTCCAATCCCAcggtccggggttcaatcctgacctagtgccagggttgtaacccATGACAATTTCTACTCCACTCTCTAAGcttcaaatgagacttagtttataagcacgataaatgataaaatagtttatccatcctgtaattggcgagtttgtgcttgcggttggatgtgtatgaaattaaaaaatacaaaaaatacacttttttctTTAGTGATTCTTTGTCAGCCCAGCTGGAACTTGCCCTAACGAAAGCAGACTCTGAACAGCTTGCCCGATCAATAGCTGAAGAGCAATACTCTGAGCTAGAGAAAGAAAAGACTATGATGGAACTTGAGATCAGGGACTTAAGACAACGACAGAAAGCGGAAATGAATGAGAAGAATTCACAAATTGCTAAAGTATGTCCATTTTATACTATTATGtacatatatttctttatttgtcCAAAAAGCTAAAGTAGGaaattcttaagctctgtctctacactatcaaacaaaagtgtgatgtgcccaaatatggtagtgatatgacatcatcatgtctattatatgggtacatcacaaagttcgatagtgtagacagagctttaacatGACATAACATAGAGAGAGTGgccaaatgaaataaaaacagtattaaaacacaaacaaacctACCGAATCCGATAAGGTAAAGAAAATCAAACTAACCAGAATGGGCTTAATAGATTAATGAATTTAGGGCAATTGACCTAGTATATATTTCTCAACATTTTGGAAGCGCTGACCAGTAGGCCTAACTCTAGATCAGCTTGGAATCAAGGATAATGCCTTAATGCAAATCAGGTTGCAGAAggcaatttgttttaaaatgcagTAACTGAATTTAGCTAGGTTATGTCAACCTCTCAACTTAGTTCAGTCCATGTAGACATAAGTTTTTGATTTTGAAGGATTATTATTAGTCTTTGGTGTTATGCAGTGAAGAGACTGGAAATACAAGACATGTTATTGGTCCACTTGaaatggaaattcattttgCTTGGCATATTTAAGACAAATGAAATATGAAATAGTTGATGACATTCtatacacattttgtttttctttttctctgTATGCTTCTCTCTCATCCATATCAGATGGAAGATTCTTGTAAAGAAGTGAGTGaacctttttattttatcagTTTTAAAACGCGTTTAGTAGATGTATTTGTCCTTGCCACACACATCCAATAGTATATCATTATACCTATACCATTGGTATAATCGAGTTAAGTTTGTCTTTGTGTATttcaatatgaaataaaaatgtgtaatacAAATATCTGTGTCAGTATGTTAGGGTTAGGTGTCAGAGTTAGAATGCATTTACTAGTATTAtagaataagaataataataataccacatttatatagcgcccttttcatgagtaatcatgctcaaaggcgctttacaagcattattaccccagtaatttttgggatcaaacacgtatggaaacatactcccataatgcagccggtaagcagcgcaaagttgtgtctagatctaactgggtacccatttatacacctgggtggagagaggcaacgtaagtaaagtatcttgcctaaggatacaagcaatgcggcaggAGTTAGAACGGATCGATCATTGGTCTAAATAACTAAATAACTGTTATATTTAGAGTACCTCAATCTTCAGTAATTTGCACTGTATAACAAGATTTGTAATGCAATATTGacatgttttgtattgtatgctTCATTTACTAGATTGAAGAAAAGTATAACCAACTTAATAATACCATGTCAATGCTTACCTCAGAGAAGAATGACCTCAATCAACAGTTACAAAATGCTGTTAAAGGTAATGCTAATATGGTTGTCAACCCATTGCACCATTGTCAGTGTTGTACTAGCCTGGCTAaaactctatctacactatcaaactttatgttgaCTAAAAATGTGCCAATACATGAACATGATAATGTCAtgtcactaccttatttgggtatatcacactttttttgtcaaacttgtttgatagtgtagacagagctttataattaTGGTTGTCAACC
This genomic stretch from Antedon mediterranea chromosome 11, ecAntMedi1.1, whole genome shotgun sequence harbors:
- the LOC140062977 gene encoding rho-associated protein kinase 2-like isoform X3, which produces MESLDKRYGDVEQKLRDPRSLLHVDALLDGIAAMVNDCNIPAVKRSKNVETFLSRYNNDVCVVQKKRIGKNDFKFLKVIGRGAFGEVQVVREKGSKKVYAMKMLSKFEMIKRSDSAFFWEERDIMAHANSEWIVQLHFAFQDEKFLYMVMDYMPGGDLVNLMSNYDVPEKWARFYTAEVVLALDAIHSMGFIHRDVKPDNMLLDAQGHLKLADFGTCMAMDKEGMVRSDTAVGTPDYISPEVLRSQGGDGHYGRECDWWSVGVFLYEMLVGDTPFYADSLVGTYAKIMDHKNSLSFPDDAEVSFKAQKLIRAFLTDMETRLGKRGVSEIKQQSFFKNEMWTFDNIRNTVPPVVPELSHDADTSNFDEIEPDDKADETFSLPKTFAGNNLPFVGFTFNKQNQMFSSQDTRPPITNSDVSYDYKKKIKELKEQVDHEMQSRSEYEHKYRSGLVKHDKILKDLQSEAEQRRMLEDINMDLEKQAVQLKHDAKDLQRKADYEIENRRKMDQRMQELTQYKIQLESDLRDMRNNNFTEKVSSLEKQLENTNKKLQTETDNNSKQKKITVELQKDHSRLVHEHNELMDKYRMSSETKNKFEKEIMTLQSHLEVEKNMLMQSNETKKEQDELISFLRSEINKAKETENRQLADQQKLQENIIILEKSKANKEYELKTQQLKYEQTVLEHKAEVASLRAEKNRMHRSPDNDKDELIADLKRQLDDERSSRNSIERKWHESEKDKSMVELELQQHQAQMQRTIEEQNRDLKQRLNEYERQVDNEKQRRSRVDQQIGTLQKGEKNMKKELIELREEKTRLSEMLDKSKYNHSHLQLQVKELQEQLESEQHFTLLYKNQIMEADDEIEEVEKLKDKYHQDSMSLRMERDSLSAQLELALTKADSEQLARSIAEEQYSELEKEKTMMELEIRDLRQRQKAEMNEKNSQIAKMEDSCKEIEEKYNQLNNTMSMLTSEKNDLNQQLQNAVKEQETIRNETSTSESMFEQIKKQLEQERLLKTQAVSKLAEVMNRKDPSKKSNKVNATDLRKKEKECRKLQQELNQEKDKYGKMVTKYMKEISELQGALNEELQKRTSLDMEVASKESEMEVLENKLQMLKFDSTSLNSVNDLESEDSRLEGWLEIPNKGNIKKHGWLKKYVVVSTKNMLFYNNEDDKGANNPSLVLDLDKLYHVRAVTHGDVIRADVKDVPRIFQVLYAGEGESRKEDGQSIVAVRTDKTNIIEFKNHEFIIVSFHMPTSCESCNKPLSAIVRPPVALECRLCNMKIHKEHHDRGEEVIAPCKVAHDINTARNLIVLAANKEQQQLWIKRLSRKIPSRVKTLPYNSPRLSTCLL
- the LOC140062977 gene encoding rho-associated protein kinase 2-like isoform X2, whose amino-acid sequence is MESLDKRYGDVEQKLRDPRSLLHVDALLDGIAAMVNDCNIPAVKRSKNVETFLSRYNNDVCVVQKKRIGKNDFKFLKVIGRGAFGEVQVVREKGSKKVYAMKMLSKFEMIKRSDSAFFWEERDIMAHANSEWIVQLHFAFQDEKFLYMVMDYMPGGDLVNLMSNYDVPEKWARFYTAEVVLALDAIHSMGFIHRDVKPDNMLLDAQGHLKLADFGTCMAMDKEGMVRSDTAVGTPDYISPEVLRSQGGDGHYGRECDWWSVGVFLYEMLVGDTPFYADSLVGTYAKIMDHKNSLSFPDDAEVSFKAQKLIRAFLTDMETRLGKRGVSEIKQQSFFKNEMWTFDNIRNTVPPVVPELSHDADTSNFDEIEPDDKADETFSLPKTFAGNNLPFVGFTFNKQNQMFSSQDTRPPITNSDVSYDYKKKIKELKEQVDHEMQSRSEYEHKYRSGLVKHDKILKDLQSEAEQRRMLEDINMDLEKQAVQLKHDAKDLQRKADYEIENRRKMDQRMQELTQYKIQLESDLRDMRNNNFTEKVSSLEKQLENTNKKLQTETDNNSKQKKITVELQKDHSRLVHEHNELMDKYRMSSETKNKFEKEIMTLQSHLEVEKNMLMQSNETKKEQDELISFLRSEINKAKETENRQLADQQKLQENIIILEKSKANKEYELKTQQLKYEQTVLEHKAEVASLRAEKNRMHRSPDNDKDELIADLKRQLDDERSSRNSIERKWHESEKDKSMVELELQQHQAQMQRTIEEQNRDLKQRLNEYERQVDNEKQRRSRVDQQIGTLQKGEKNMKKELIELREEKTRLSEMLDKSKYNHSHLQLQVKELQEQLESEQHFTLLYKNQIMEADDEIEEVEKLKDKYHQDSMSLRMERDSLSAQLELALTKADSEQLARSIAEEQYSELEKEKTMMELEIRDLRQRQKAEMNEKNSQIAKMEDSCKEIEEKYNQLNNTMSMLTSEKNDLNQQLQNAVKEQETIRNETSTSESMFEQIKKQLEQERLLKTQAVSKLAEVMNRKDPSKKSNKVNATDLRKKEKECRKLQQELNQEKDKYGKMVTKYMKEISELQGALNEELQKRTSLDMEVASKESEMEVLENKLQMLKFDSTSLNSVNDLESEDSRLEGWLEIPNKGNIKKHGWLKKYVVVSTKNMLFYNNEDDKGANNPSLVLDLDKLYHVRAVTHGDVIRADVKDVPRIFQVLYAGEGESRKEDGQSIVAVRTDKTNIIEFKNHEFIIVSFHMPTSCESCNKPLSAIVRPPVALECRLCNMKIHKEHHDRGEEVIAPCKVAHDINTARNLIVLAANKEQQQLWIKRLSRKIPSRVKTLPYNSPRTLYASMRLPKTTRLIPATQSFRK